Proteins from a genomic interval of Coriobacteriia bacterium:
- a CDS encoding L,D-transpeptidase family protein yields MARPSLRGDVARVLAALVLAAAALTASLAAAADFSARDVLPLGAAVEGVDLGGLHVDPARERLLREIADPLLRPVTVRAGDVERTLEPADFLSLDIDGMLERALRPNRSLTLAGRVRAALTGTRVGGEVPVLKSADPEGLARWVAALAEDVDAPARDATLTVEGVAVRITPSVTGRHTEREEAAEVLAAALMDGRKSVELPVAPVEPEVREDSFGRTVVVCLSERKLYLYDADELEKSYRIAIGAQGYSTPKGWYRIVQKRYMPTWSNPGSAWARGMPRTIPPGPGNPLGTRALNLDAPGIRIHGTSNNASIGTAASHGCLRMHRWDIEELYERVEVGTRVVIVP; encoded by the coding sequence ATGGCACGCCCGTCCTTGCGCGGCGACGTCGCGCGCGTGCTCGCGGCCCTCGTCCTGGCCGCCGCCGCTCTGACCGCCTCGTTGGCGGCGGCCGCGGACTTCTCGGCGCGCGACGTGCTGCCTCTGGGCGCGGCCGTGGAGGGGGTCGACCTCGGCGGGCTGCACGTGGACCCCGCGCGCGAGCGCCTGCTGCGCGAGATCGCCGACCCCCTGCTGCGCCCCGTCACCGTGAGGGCGGGGGACGTGGAGCGGACGCTGGAGCCCGCGGACTTCCTCAGCCTCGACATCGACGGGATGCTGGAGCGCGCGCTCCGCCCGAACCGTTCGCTCACCCTGGCCGGACGGGTCCGGGCCGCGCTGACGGGAACCCGGGTCGGCGGCGAGGTGCCCGTGCTGAAGAGCGCCGATCCCGAGGGGCTCGCGCGCTGGGTGGCGGCGCTCGCCGAGGACGTCGACGCGCCCGCGCGGGACGCCACGCTGACCGTGGAGGGCGTGGCGGTCCGCATCACCCCCTCGGTGACCGGGCGCCACACCGAACGGGAAGAGGCCGCCGAGGTCCTCGCAGCCGCCCTCATGGACGGACGCAAGAGCGTCGAGCTGCCCGTGGCTCCCGTCGAGCCCGAGGTCCGCGAGGACTCGTTCGGCAGGACGGTCGTCGTGTGTCTGTCGGAGCGGAAGCTGTACCTCTACGACGCCGACGAGCTCGAGAAGAGCTACCGCATCGCCATCGGCGCGCAAGGCTACTCCACCCCCAAGGGCTGGTACCGGATCGTACAGAAGCGCTACATGCCGACGTGGAGCAACCCCGGCTCCGCATGGGCCAGGGGCATGCCGAGGACGATCCCTCCCGGTCCGGGCAACCCGCTGGGCACCCGGGCGCTCAACCTCGACGCTCCCGGTATCCGCATCCACGGGACCTCCAACAACGCGTCGATAGGGACGGCCGCCTCGCACGGCTGCCTGCGCATGCACCGGTGGGACATCGAGGAGCTCTACGAGCGCGTGGAGGTAGGGACGAGGGTCGTGATCGTCCCCTAG
- a CDS encoding protein-glutamate O-methyltransferase CheR: MGQAETGQVYRGDLDKLLRKIGEERGLDLGQYRRQYLERRLATRLRALGLHTYRQYAQRLDLDPGEYASLLDTLTVNVTDFFRDPTVYQRFRHEIVPALLETKLASRHRMIRAWSAGCATGEEPYSITMSVLDAIERSGDSFLLSVYGTDLDPGVLEAARRAEYRLEALRHVPPVYRAKYVETLGDRFRLMPVVTDHVRFSLLNLFEDRPINVVDVIFCRNVFIYFTRQQQERVLDRFWTSLSRGGYLVLGRSEKLANSFTGRFELVSGKERIYRKPGGP, from the coding sequence ATGGGCCAGGCCGAGACCGGCCAGGTTTACCGGGGAGACCTGGACAAGCTCCTCAGGAAGATAGGCGAAGAGCGCGGCCTCGACCTCGGGCAGTACCGGCGACAGTACCTCGAGCGGCGCCTGGCCACGCGCCTTCGCGCCCTCGGGCTCCATACGTACCGGCAGTACGCCCAGCGCCTCGACCTCGATCCGGGGGAGTACGCATCGCTTCTCGACACTCTCACCGTCAACGTAACGGACTTCTTCAGGGATCCCACGGTCTACCAGAGGTTCCGCCACGAGATCGTACCCGCGCTGCTCGAGACGAAACTGGCGAGCCGGCACAGGATGATCCGAGCCTGGTCGGCGGGATGCGCCACGGGCGAGGAGCCGTACTCCATCACGATGTCCGTCCTCGACGCCATCGAGCGCAGCGGGGACTCCTTCCTGCTGTCCGTGTACGGCACCGATCTGGACCCCGGCGTGCTGGAGGCCGCGAGGCGCGCGGAGTACCGTCTGGAGGCGCTCAGGCACGTCCCGCCGGTGTACCGCGCGAAGTACGTCGAGACCCTGGGCGACCGCTTCCGTCTGATGCCGGTCGTGACCGACCACGTCCGCTTCAGTCTCTTGAATCTTTTCGAGGACAGACCGATAAACGTGGTGGACGTCATCTTCTGCCGCAACGTCTTCATCTACTTCACGCGACAGCAGCAGGAGAGGGTGCTCGACCGGTTCTGGACGTCACTCAGCAGGGGCGGCTACCTGGTGCTCGGACGCAGCGAGAAGCTGGCGAACTCGTTCACGGGGCGTTTCGAACTGGTCAGCGGCAAGGAGCGGATCTACCGCAAGCCGGGGGGTCCGTAG
- a CDS encoding methyl-accepting chemotaxis protein → MEYTRQSRVRGGLSLMFTLWTWLTIAPPVFAGLVITAWFAYVRLNLTVAQMFPVAAVGGVVMGALSLPGTYLWHRAFTTRVLNPLRDLGAVMVEAGHGDLTVRADKIHDDEIGLLTDECNGLISSLSGIASSVRRSAESVSAAAAQLSASSQEISSSTVEISSSVQQIAHGAELQSRKVEETSASMESIASTVGDVAGQADEASKTSEEAARMARRGEEATAEAIAKIGDVQRAIETLAGSVELLGKRSNEIGDIVDVITSIADQTNLLSLNAAIEAARAGESGRGFSVVAEEVRKLAEGSGKAAEQIGDLIKEVQEETAKAVKYMEVGTREVEVGSEVVGKTGEALRQITDIVSRTAVLAEQIANGMGSQRERTASVDKAMHDIAAVVEQNAASAEETAAAAEEQTACMEEISSAAQELADMARRLEESVNTFKVGLGG, encoded by the coding sequence ATGGAGTACACGAGGCAGAGCCGGGTGAGGGGCGGGCTGTCGCTGATGTTCACGCTGTGGACGTGGCTGACGATCGCTCCCCCGGTGTTCGCCGGTCTTGTCATCACCGCTTGGTTCGCGTACGTGCGCTTGAACCTCACGGTCGCTCAGATGTTCCCGGTGGCGGCGGTCGGCGGCGTGGTGATGGGCGCGCTCTCACTCCCCGGCACCTACCTTTGGCACCGGGCGTTCACGACGCGCGTGCTGAACCCGCTGCGCGACCTCGGTGCCGTGATGGTCGAGGCGGGCCACGGCGACCTCACCGTGCGCGCGGACAAGATCCACGACGACGAGATCGGGCTGCTCACCGACGAGTGCAACGGGCTCATAAGCTCGCTCTCCGGCATCGCCTCCAGCGTCCGGCGCTCGGCCGAGTCCGTCTCGGCGGCGGCCGCGCAGCTCTCCGCCTCCTCCCAGGAGATCTCGTCGTCCACCGTGGAGATATCCTCCTCGGTCCAGCAGATCGCGCACGGCGCCGAGTTGCAGTCACGCAAGGTCGAGGAGACCTCGGCCTCGATGGAGTCGATCGCCAGCACCGTGGGGGACGTGGCGGGGCAGGCCGACGAGGCGTCCAAGACCAGCGAGGAGGCCGCTCGGATGGCCCGTCGCGGCGAGGAGGCCACCGCCGAGGCGATCGCCAAGATCGGCGACGTCCAGCGCGCCATCGAGACCCTGGCCGGCTCCGTGGAGCTCCTCGGGAAACGCTCGAACGAGATCGGCGACATAGTCGACGTCATCACCTCGATCGCCGACCAGACCAACCTGCTCTCGCTCAACGCGGCCATCGAGGCGGCCCGCGCCGGCGAGTCCGGCAGGGGCTTCTCCGTCGTCGCCGAGGAGGTCCGCAAGCTGGCGGAGGGCTCCGGCAAGGCGGCCGAGCAGATCGGCGACCTCATAAAGGAGGTCCAGGAGGAGACCGCCAAGGCCGTGAAGTACATGGAGGTGGGCACGCGCGAGGTGGAGGTCGGCAGCGAGGTCGTCGGCAAGACCGGTGAGGCGCTGCGCCAGATCACCGACATCGTCTCCCGCACCGCCGTGCTGGCCGAGCAGATAGCGAACGGGATGGGGTCGCAGCGCGAGCGGACGGCGTCGGTGGACAAGGCGATGCACGACATCGCTGCGGTCGTGGAGCAGAACGCCGCCTCCGCCGAGGAGACCGCGGCGGCCGCCGAGGAGCAGACGGCGTGCATGGAGGAGATCTCGTCCGCGGCGCAGGAGCTCGCCGACATGGCCCGCCGGCTGGAGGAGTCCGTCAACACGTTCAAGGTGGGGCTAGGGGGCTGA
- a CDS encoding purine-binding chemotaxis protein CheW — MAGHEQAGGTYVLFRLSNEEYGLPIDKVQSIIRYEEPTPVPRSPEAVQGVINLRGRVIPVVDLTRRLFSSPFTPGPSSRIVVAEGEAGTLGLAVDAANEVVSIPDESVRPAPASVLSEETAEAIAGVAEHGGRLIVLLDLDEAVPRSGYAQPGPGRLEEDDADV, encoded by the coding sequence GTGGCTGGGCACGAGCAGGCTGGAGGGACGTACGTGCTCTTCCGGCTTTCGAACGAGGAGTACGGGCTGCCCATCGACAAGGTGCAGAGCATCATCCGGTACGAGGAGCCGACACCCGTGCCGCGCTCGCCCGAGGCGGTGCAGGGGGTCATCAACCTGCGGGGGCGCGTGATACCGGTCGTGGACCTGACGAGGCGGCTGTTCAGCTCTCCGTTCACGCCGGGCCCGTCGTCGCGGATCGTGGTCGCCGAGGGCGAGGCCGGTACGCTGGGACTCGCCGTCGACGCGGCCAACGAGGTCGTCTCGATACCGGACGAGTCCGTGCGCCCCGCTCCGGCGAGCGTGCTGTCCGAGGAGACCGCCGAGGCGATCGCGGGGGTCGCCGAGCACGGCGGCCGCCTGATCGTGCTGCTCGACCTGGACGAGGCGGTGCCGAGGTCGGGCTACGCGCAACCGGGCCCCGGACGGCTTGAGGAGGATGACGCCGATGTCTAG
- a CDS encoding response regulator — MSSSVLVVDDAAFMRMMIRDILSKEGYVIHEAVNGRDAVEKYAEVGPDLVTMDITMPEMNGIEALREIRRSDPHAKILMVSAMGQQQMIVEALESGALDFLVKPFQPTKVLETVKKCLQSTPG; from the coding sequence ATGTCTAGCAGCGTGCTGGTCGTCGACGACGCAGCGTTCATGCGGATGATGATCCGCGACATCCTCTCGAAGGAGGGCTACGTCATCCACGAGGCGGTCAACGGACGCGACGCGGTCGAGAAGTACGCCGAGGTAGGCCCGGACCTGGTCACCATGGACATCACGATGCCCGAGATGAACGGCATCGAGGCGTTGCGCGAGATACGCCGCTCCGACCCGCATGCCAAGATACTCATGGTGAGCGCGATGGGGCAGCAGCAGATGATCGTGGAGGCCCTCGAGTCCGGCGCGCTGGACTTCCTGGTGAAGCCGTTCCAGCCCACGAAGGTGCTGGAGACCGTGAAGAAGTGCCTGCAGTCGACTCCGGGGTGA
- a CDS encoding chemotaxis response regulator protein-glutamate methylesterase: MPANIRVLVVDDSALIRQMLTRALSLDPRIEVVGSARTGVEAVEKARVLEPDVITLDIQMPEMSGLEALPFIVRSTRARVIMLSSLDDPDVTYQALERGAVDFITKPTAGVATSLTELTDLLLKKIRTAHRVDPSKRMAASRARQETGGASRVVTEQAAPTKAKAMVVVAASTGGPPALEAVFSGLGSDLPCAFLVVQHLPAGFTGSLARRLSSVTDLDVREAEEGMQVRAGGVYVAPHGAHMSLAAGSSVVPRISLQDGPLIHGVKPSADPLFKSTAEIFGSRSVGVILTGMGSDGAEGLGILRKAGAETIVQDEQTSVVWGMPGAAIKRRAAKRVMPLKLIAPEIRRALQRMV; this comes from the coding sequence ATGCCCGCTAACATCAGAGTCCTCGTCGTAGACGATTCGGCCCTCATCCGGCAGATGCTCACCCGGGCGCTGTCGCTCGACCCGCGCATAGAGGTCGTCGGCTCCGCGCGCACCGGGGTCGAAGCCGTGGAGAAGGCGCGCGTTCTGGAGCCGGACGTCATCACCCTGGACATCCAGATGCCCGAGATGAGCGGTCTCGAGGCGCTGCCCTTCATCGTGCGGTCGACCCGTGCGCGCGTCATCATGCTCAGCTCGCTGGACGACCCGGACGTGACCTACCAGGCGCTCGAGCGGGGCGCGGTGGACTTCATCACCAAGCCCACCGCCGGGGTGGCGACCTCCCTGACCGAACTGACCGACCTGTTGCTGAAGAAGATCCGGACCGCGCACCGCGTCGACCCGTCCAAGCGGATGGCGGCCTCCCGCGCCCGGCAGGAGACCGGCGGCGCATCCCGCGTGGTGACCGAGCAGGCCGCGCCCACGAAGGCCAAGGCGATGGTCGTGGTGGCGGCCTCCACCGGGGGGCCGCCGGCGCTCGAGGCGGTGTTCTCCGGCCTCGGGAGCGACCTCCCGTGCGCCTTCCTCGTCGTGCAGCATCTCCCCGCCGGGTTCACGGGCTCGCTGGCCCGCCGGCTCTCCTCGGTCACCGACCTGGACGTGCGCGAGGCCGAGGAGGGGATGCAGGTGCGTGCCGGAGGCGTGTACGTGGCCCCGCACGGCGCGCACATGTCGCTCGCCGCGGGGAGCTCGGTCGTTCCGCGGATATCGCTCCAGGACGGGCCGTTGATCCACGGCGTGAAGCCCTCGGCCGACCCGTTGTTCAAGAGCACCGCCGAGATCTTCGGCTCCCGATCCGTGGGTGTGATCCTCACGGGCATGGGCAGCGACGGCGCCGAGGGGCTCGGGATCCTTCGCAAGGCCGGCGCCGAGACGATCGTGCAGGACGAGCAGACCAGTGTCGTGTGGGGCATGCCGGGCGCCGCGATCAAGCGCAGGGCGGCCAAACGGGTGATGCCGCTCAAGCTGATCGCCCCGGAGATCCGCCGGGCGCTGCAGAGGATGGTGTGA
- a CDS encoding chemotaxis protein CheA: MGEMDAYKDVFLSESADFIQQITDGLLALEADPGEADSVEAIFRGAHSLKGMSAAMGYERIAELTHKMEGLMDTVRKGQRTADAGLVDLMLRAVDLVRALIDDECAGGGDVDAGAVVRELARMTARPGAGPGRADGGGAAVEAGQGTVTGRRVHVTVRLIEDCVLKSVRAYMVLKRLNHMGEVVDTVPSARDIEDEAFDRTFEVFLRTTASDEQVEESTLVVTDVEAVAVEEVEEAEREAARESASTQQLVRRIPKLSETQTVRISIGHLDNMVNLVGELVILRSRLDSVAADMGSRELNETLEELHGVSGELQHEVMQTRMVPVGNIFNRFPRMVRDLARDLGKDVAFELDGLDIELDRTVLDEIGDPIVHLLRNTVDHGIEAPEERAAAGKPERGRVSLSAHRERDHVRIVVSDDGRGMDSERIWEKACSTGLVDPSQRDEFGHEDVLMLTCAPGFSTAKTATKVSGRGVGMDVVKGKMGYLGGTLSIASAPGEGTEFTLTLPLTLAIIHALMLGSGRHVYALALSAVDEVFSPHDVRVESVDGAPVIVLRDGAVAPLHRLDGLLGGAAEALAPPRPHEHLVLVDSAGQKRGLVVERMLGRQEVVLKPLSKMFREVRGVGGATVLGDGRVALVLDPRTLFPAKEDTA, from the coding sequence GTGGGGGAGATGGACGCCTACAAGGACGTGTTCCTCTCGGAGAGCGCGGACTTCATCCAGCAGATCACCGACGGCCTGCTCGCGCTGGAGGCCGACCCCGGCGAGGCCGACTCGGTCGAGGCGATCTTCCGCGGCGCGCACAGCCTCAAGGGCATGTCGGCGGCGATGGGCTACGAGCGGATCGCCGAGCTCACCCACAAGATGGAAGGGCTGATGGACACGGTGCGCAAGGGACAGCGCACCGCGGACGCCGGCCTGGTGGACCTGATGCTGCGCGCGGTCGACCTCGTGAGAGCCCTCATCGACGACGAGTGCGCCGGGGGCGGCGACGTGGACGCGGGCGCGGTCGTCCGCGAGCTCGCGAGGATGACGGCCCGGCCGGGTGCCGGCCCCGGGCGCGCGGACGGAGGCGGCGCGGCGGTCGAGGCGGGGCAGGGGACGGTGACCGGACGCCGGGTGCATGTGACGGTGCGCCTCATCGAGGACTGCGTGCTGAAGTCAGTCCGCGCGTACATGGTCCTGAAGCGGCTCAACCACATGGGCGAGGTCGTCGACACGGTCCCGTCGGCCCGCGACATCGAGGACGAGGCGTTCGACCGCACGTTCGAGGTCTTCCTGCGCACCACCGCCTCCGACGAGCAGGTCGAGGAGTCCACGCTGGTCGTCACCGACGTGGAGGCCGTCGCGGTCGAGGAGGTGGAGGAGGCCGAGCGGGAAGCTGCGCGGGAGAGCGCGTCGACGCAGCAGCTCGTGCGCCGCATCCCCAAGCTCTCGGAGACCCAGACCGTCCGCATCTCCATCGGCCATCTGGACAACATGGTCAATCTCGTCGGCGAGCTGGTGATCCTGCGCTCGCGCCTGGACAGCGTGGCGGCGGACATGGGATCCCGCGAGCTCAACGAGACGCTCGAGGAGCTCCACGGGGTCTCCGGCGAGCTCCAGCACGAGGTCATGCAGACGCGCATGGTCCCTGTGGGCAACATCTTCAACCGCTTCCCGAGGATGGTCCGCGACCTCGCGCGGGACTTGGGGAAGGACGTGGCCTTCGAGCTCGACGGCCTCGACATCGAGCTCGACCGCACCGTGCTCGACGAGATCGGCGACCCGATCGTGCATCTCCTGCGCAACACGGTCGACCACGGCATCGAGGCGCCCGAGGAGCGGGCGGCCGCCGGCAAGCCCGAGCGGGGGAGGGTCAGCCTCAGCGCGCATCGGGAGCGCGACCACGTCCGCATCGTGGTGAGCGACGACGGACGCGGGATGGACTCCGAGCGCATATGGGAGAAGGCGTGCTCGACGGGGCTCGTGGACCCCTCTCAGCGCGACGAGTTCGGGCACGAGGACGTGCTGATGCTCACGTGCGCGCCCGGCTTCTCCACGGCGAAGACCGCGACGAAGGTCTCGGGCCGGGGCGTCGGGATGGACGTGGTCAAGGGCAAGATGGGGTACCTGGGCGGCACCCTTTCCATCGCGTCCGCCCCGGGGGAGGGCACCGAGTTCACGCTCACGCTGCCGTTGACGCTGGCGATCATCCACGCGCTGATGCTGGGGTCCGGGAGGCATGTCTACGCGCTGGCGCTGTCCGCCGTCGACGAGGTGTTCTCCCCGCACGACGTTCGCGTCGAGAGCGTCGACGGCGCCCCGGTGATCGTGCTGCGCGACGGCGCTGTCGCGCCCCTGCACCGCCTCGACGGGCTGCTCGGCGGCGCCGCCGAGGCCCTGGCCCCGCCGCGCCCGCACGAACACCTCGTGCTGGTGGACTCGGCCGGGCAGAAGCGCGGACTCGTGGTGGAGCGGATGCTCGGCCGCCAGGAGGTCGTGCTCAAGCCGCTCTCCAAGATGTTCCGGGAGGTCCGGGGCGTCGGCGGCGCCACTGTGCTGGGGGACGGGCGGGTGGCCCTCGTGCTGGACCCGCGGACGCTGTTCCCCGCCAAGGAGGACACCGCGTGA
- a CDS encoding chemotaxis protein CheC, translated as MRPSHLSELQIDALREVGSVGAGHAATALSQLVGRPVVLTVPVLQVVPFAEVPKLLGGQEELVGAVYARMLGDIGGGILFIAQRSAALALVDLLQGKPVGATKTFGREEEALFAHTASVLISAYLAAVARLADLYLLPSKPSFALDMVGAILQMATLEVGMKAESAVLVRTAFGSDETQVEAALFFLPDPDSFEVILGRLGVF; from the coding sequence GTGAGGCCGAGCCACTTGAGCGAGCTCCAGATCGACGCGCTTCGCGAGGTGGGGAGCGTCGGCGCGGGGCACGCGGCCACGGCCCTGTCCCAGCTCGTGGGGCGGCCCGTCGTCCTCACAGTCCCCGTCCTCCAGGTCGTGCCCTTCGCCGAGGTCCCGAAGCTCCTGGGCGGGCAGGAGGAGCTCGTCGGCGCCGTGTACGCGCGCATGCTCGGCGACATAGGGGGTGGGATCCTGTTCATCGCGCAGCGCTCGGCGGCGCTCGCGCTGGTGGACCTGCTGCAGGGCAAGCCCGTGGGGGCCACGAAGACCTTCGGTCGCGAGGAGGAGGCGCTGTTCGCGCACACCGCCTCGGTGCTGATCTCGGCGTACCTCGCGGCCGTTGCTCGCCTGGCCGACCTGTACCTGCTGCCGTCCAAGCCGTCCTTCGCGCTGGACATGGTGGGCGCCATCCTCCAGATGGCGACGCTGGAGGTCGGGATGAAGGCGGAGAGCGCCGTGCTGGTGCGGACCGCGTTCGGAAGCGACGAGACCCAGGTGGAGGCGGCTCTGTTCTTCCTCCCGGACCCGGACAGCTTCGAGGTCATCCTCGGGCGGCTGGGCGTGTTCTGA
- a CDS encoding chemotaxis protein CheD produces the protein MGVAPLAGPAEPHFIEVGVGAVAFGEAPDTLMTPALGSCVGVAVWDPARFAGGLAHVMLPEPCDSVEGDLDRFASYAVPLLADTLHRGGSARRRLVAKIAGGAAMFAADTMLCSIGRRNVDAVKHQLALLRIPVVAEDTGGGHARTLELHLDSGLLVVRSYQFGLKEL, from the coding sequence ATGGGGGTCGCGCCTCTCGCCGGACCGGCCGAGCCCCACTTCATCGAGGTGGGGGTCGGCGCCGTGGCGTTCGGCGAGGCTCCGGACACGTTGATGACCCCCGCCCTGGGCTCGTGCGTAGGTGTGGCGGTCTGGGACCCGGCCCGCTTCGCGGGAGGCCTGGCCCACGTGATGCTCCCCGAGCCCTGCGACTCCGTCGAGGGCGATCTCGACAGGTTCGCCTCCTACGCGGTGCCGCTGCTCGCGGACACCCTGCACCGCGGGGGCAGCGCGCGCCGCAGGCTCGTGGCCAAGATCGCGGGAGGCGCGGCGATGTTCGCCGCCGACACGATGCTGTGCAGCATCGGGCGGCGCAACGTCGACGCGGTCAAGCACCAGCTCGCTCTCTTGCGCATCCCCGTCGTTGCCGAAGATACAGGTGGCGGGCACGCTCGCACGCTGGAGTTGCACCTGGATTCCGGGCTGCTGGTTGTGCGGAGCTACCAGTTCGGTTTAAAAGAGCTGTAG
- a CDS encoding diguanylate cyclase produces the protein MEETGITSSPSRLTPGKLDIAIVGGSLRAASILRLLAEVENLRIVGVCDSSWSSPAMRLAEELGVFVTADFEELFRIPGLDIIVDISEDASLHAALSARKPSAVELMGGGGSELVWDLLVAKKRGEEQEKLFVELQVAYDKIRSHERRLQASKEALEKANEELEGRLAEIFFTHEFFKALTSFSLVEDVTSLIVDGANGILGAEISCVYLLDQDWTLRLKASQGRPEEDFETLIPVSHTLLGSAFREGPVQEGLGETSLASAAWVRPGDPLRFQAAIPLRAGETVLGVLAVAATTERVFTHAEFERLQTIANQSSLALQNALLHEELERLSVTDRLTDLYNHGYMQQRLEQEIGRSNRFGHPLSLVMLDIDDFKDFNDTYGHPRGDQVLKAVSDIIRANLRDIDVAARYGGEEFVIVLPETDVEGARRVAERVREGVAAHDFTGDEGRLVKKTISVGVASYPRHAPAQARLIEAADRAMYQAKRSGKNKVVVAA, from the coding sequence ATGGAGGAGACCGGGATCACGTCGTCGCCTTCGAGGCTGACGCCCGGCAAGCTGGATATCGCGATCGTGGGGGGGAGCCTGCGGGCGGCCTCGATCCTCAGGTTGCTCGCCGAGGTGGAGAACCTCCGTATCGTCGGCGTCTGCGACTCGAGCTGGTCGTCGCCGGCGATGCGGCTCGCCGAGGAGCTCGGCGTCTTCGTGACCGCGGATTTCGAGGAGCTCTTCCGGATCCCCGGCCTCGACATCATCGTCGACATCTCCGAGGACGCCTCCCTGCACGCCGCGCTCTCCGCGCGCAAGCCCTCGGCCGTGGAGTTGATGGGCGGGGGCGGCTCGGAGCTCGTCTGGGACCTGCTGGTGGCCAAGAAGCGCGGCGAGGAGCAGGAGAAGCTCTTCGTCGAGCTGCAGGTCGCCTACGACAAGATCCGCAGTCACGAGCGCCGCCTGCAGGCCTCCAAGGAGGCGCTCGAGAAGGCCAACGAAGAGCTCGAGGGGCGCCTGGCGGAGATCTTCTTCACGCACGAGTTCTTCAAGGCGCTGACGAGCTTCTCGTTGGTGGAGGACGTGACGAGCCTGATCGTGGACGGAGCCAACGGCATCCTCGGCGCGGAGATCTCCTGCGTGTACCTGCTGGACCAGGACTGGACGCTGCGCCTGAAGGCGAGCCAGGGACGGCCCGAGGAGGACTTCGAGACCCTGATCCCGGTGTCGCACACCCTGCTGGGCTCCGCGTTCCGGGAAGGGCCGGTGCAGGAGGGGCTCGGCGAGACGAGCCTTGCCTCGGCGGCCTGGGTCCGTCCCGGCGACCCCCTACGGTTCCAGGCCGCGATCCCGCTGCGCGCGGGCGAGACCGTCCTCGGCGTGCTGGCCGTGGCCGCCACTACCGAGCGGGTGTTCACGCACGCCGAGTTCGAGCGGCTGCAGACGATCGCCAACCAGTCGTCGCTGGCGCTCCAGAACGCCCTGCTCCACGAGGAGCTGGAGCGCCTCTCGGTGACCGACCGCCTGACGGACCTGTACAATCACGGATACATGCAGCAGCGCCTCGAGCAGGAGATCGGGCGCTCCAACCGTTTCGGCCACCCGCTCTCGCTGGTCATGCTCGACATCGACGATTTCAAGGACTTCAACGACACGTACGGGCATCCCAGGGGAGACCAGGTGCTCAAGGCCGTGAGCGACATCATCCGGGCGAACCTTCGAGACATCGACGTCGCGGCACGCTACGGCGGCGAGGAGTTCGTGATCGTGTTGCCCGAGACCGACGTCGAGGGCGCGCGCCGCGTCGCCGAGCGCGTCCGGGAGGGCGTGGCCGCGCACGATTTCACGGGAGACGAGGGGCGCCTCGTCAAGAAGACCATCAGCGTCGGAGTCGCCTCGTATCCGCGTCACGCGCCCGCGCAGGCGCGGCTGATCGAGGCGGCCGACAGGGCCATGTACCAGGCGAAGAGGAGCGGGAAGAATAAGGTAGTGGTAGCGGCCTGA
- a CDS encoding peptidoglycan-binding protein, producing MRPIRHGDRGAAVEDVQRRLLTLGYDLGPTGVDGVFLGATEAAVRSFQEASGVAERGTVSEETWNVLVDATFTLGDRMLYLRYPLFHGRDVRELQGALNALGFACGEPDGIFGAYTERAVQEFQANSGQSADGIVGPDTVGAIEHLRHVWGGKDMRAPVALRVAPARAAEVLGRMRIVVRVHDEGAAGVAGRLVNLAIATRAEASIALLEPTEEAPRDAGLVLHVKSKDYGATTSAIPMVTLGAADEPEAFTARLVTALASAACDPPQIAVEVAPERMAEERDRQRTAVLVLDGLCRALA from the coding sequence GTGAGACCGATCCGACACGGGGACAGGGGCGCCGCCGTCGAGGACGTGCAACGCCGTCTGCTCACGCTGGGCTACGACCTCGGTCCGACCGGCGTAGACGGGGTCTTCCTCGGCGCGACGGAGGCCGCGGTGAGGTCCTTCCAGGAGGCCAGCGGGGTCGCCGAGCGAGGGACGGTCTCCGAGGAGACCTGGAACGTCCTGGTCGACGCCACCTTCACCCTGGGTGACCGCATGCTGTACCTGCGGTACCCGCTCTTCCACGGCCGCGACGTCCGCGAGCTCCAGGGCGCTCTGAACGCGCTGGGCTTCGCGTGCGGCGAGCCGGACGGCATCTTCGGCGCCTACACCGAGCGCGCCGTGCAGGAGTTCCAGGCCAACTCGGGCCAGTCGGCCGACGGCATCGTGGGACCGGACACCGTGGGCGCGATCGAGCATCTGAGGCACGTGTGGGGGGGCAAGGACATGCGCGCTCCCGTGGCCCTTCGCGTGGCTCCCGCGCGCGCGGCGGAGGTCCTCGGCCGGATGCGAATCGTGGTGCGGGTGCACGACGAGGGTGCGGCGGGAGTCGCGGGGCGCCTGGTCAACCTCGCGATCGCCACGCGAGCCGAAGCGTCGATCGCGCTGCTCGAGCCCACCGAGGAGGCCCCGCGGGACGCCGGGCTCGTCTTGCACGTGAAGTCCAAGGACTACGGCGCGACGACGTCGGCGATCCCAATGGTGACGCTCGGAGCCGCCGACGAGCCCGAAGCCTTCACCGCCCGCCTCGTGACCGCACTGGCCAGCGCCGCCTGCGACCCGCCGCAGATCGCGGTGGAGGTCGCCCCGGAGCGGATGGCCGAGGAGCGCGACAGGCAGCGTACCGCCGTGCTCGTGCTCGACGGCCTGTGCCGGGCCCTCGCCTGA